In the Thermoanaerobacterales bacterium genome, CCTTCACCGGGTCGACCACTATTCCCCCGCGCAAAAGAAACCTCATGCCACGGCCCCCTCTCCAAGCAGCAGCAGGTATAATACAGCCATGCGTACGGCCACGCCGTTGGTGACCTGCTCCCTGATTACCGACTGCGGTCCGTCCGCGACCTCGGACGTGATCTCCACGCCGCGGTTCATCGGTCCGGGGTGGAGCAGGAGCGCGTCGGGCTTGGCCAGGGCAAGTCGATCCCGGTTAACGCCCCAAAGCGCGGCATATTCGCGTAGCGACGGCAGGAGTCCCTGCCTCTGGCGTTCCGTCTGAAGCCTCAGGACCATTACCACGTCCGCCCCATCCAGGCACTCGTCAAGGTCCACGCAGACTGTGGCCCCCATCCTCTCCAAGCCCGGGGGGAGCATCGTCGGCGGTCCGCTGACGAAAACCGAAGCCCCCATTGTGGTCAGGCCCCAGATGTTGGAGCGTGCGACGCGGCTGTGCAGGATGTCGCCGACAACGGCCACCCTCAAGCCATCCAGGGACCCCTTCGCCTCCCGGATGGTAAACATGTCCAGGAGGGCTTGGCTCGGGTGTTCGTGCATCCCGTCCCCGGCGTTGATAACGGCGGCCTTCACAAAACGCGACAGGTAAGATGCCGCGCCGCTCATAGGATGGCGCAGGACGACGGCGTCGGCCCCCATCGCCTGGATGGTCCGCGCCGTGTCGGCCAGGCTCTCACCTTTGGTGACACTGGAAGAACCGGCGGAGATGCTCACCGTATCCGCACTCAGGTATTTGGCCGCCAGTTCGAAGGAAGCCCGGGTACGGGTGCTCGGCTCATAGAAAACGGTGGCCACGGTCCGTCCGCGCAGCGGCGGGACCTTTTTGATCTCCCGTGTGATGACCTGCTTCATCGGCCGTGCGGTGTCGAGGATCAGCGTGATCTCTTCGCGCGAAACCCCCTCCAGGCCCAGAAGGTGCCTGAAGGACAGGGGCTTATCGGCTGACAAAAAACCTCCCCCCTTCTTCCGGGGCGGAGGCCGGCAAAAACTCGGCGGTTTGGTCACGCCTTCGTTCCTTTGCCGGCCTCGCGGGACCGAGCTTAAAAGGACGGCCGCTTCGCTTTAGGTTCTTTCCAGGATGAGCACTCTGTCCCGCCCATCCACCTCTTCGATTTCGACTGAAATGACCTCCCGGCGGGACGTGGGAACGTTCTTCCCCGCATAGTCGGCCCGGATAGGCAGCTCCCGGTGCCCCCGGTCGATGAGGGCCGCCAGCTGAATGGAACGCGGCCGCCCGAGGTCCATGATCGCGTCCATCGCCGCCCGGACCGTGCGGCCGGTGAACAGAACGTCGTCGATAAGGATGATGTCCCGGTCGGTGACCGGAAAGGAGACCTCCGTCTGCTGCAGCTGAGGGTGATAGTCGAGGCGCGTCAAGTCGTCTCGATAAAGGGTGATATCCAGATAGCCCACCGGAACCGCAACCCCTTCGATCTCACGTATGCGCAGTGCCAGGCGGTTGGCCAGAGGCACCCCCCGCCGCCGGATGCCGATTAAGGCCACGGATTCCACGCCATGGTTACGCTCAATGATTTCGTGGGCGATACGCGTCAAGGCCCGGGCCATTCCCTGAGCATCGAGTATCTGTGCCTTTTCCTTGAAATCTCCGAATTCCAGCCCGATCACCACCTGTGCATTAAAAAACCTGCTTCAACCACCTCGGTGTCAAAGCAGGCACAGTTCACCCTCGGAGGGGCGCCGTTATGTCCTACCTTCCCGGCCTCTCCGGACCGGGTTAAAGGTGGTTTGTTCTAAAACATTGTATAGGCCTCCGGGCAGGGTGTCAAGAGGCCGCAATCACTGCCGCGACCCTACTGGGAGAGAGTTCGAATCCCCAGGAAAATGAGGGCCACTCCGGCGAGGACGAGGAGCATGCCTTGCGGCGACAGGCGGGCGGCCAGGCCGCAGAGGCCGAGGGCGGTGACCAGCAGGAGCACCGTCGGCCCGACAATGGCCAGGGAGGCGTTGATCTTAACGGCCGTTTCGACGCGTCCGAAGTACAGCATGAGCATCGCCGCCGAAAACTCGATCGAAGCCGAGAGGAAACGCAGGCCGGCCATGCCCCAAACCAGCTTTTCCACCGGGGAATCTCCTCCTTCCATGAAACACCGTTCGTCCCTCCCCTTTCTATATGCCGTCCCGACGCCGCATATGGCAACCGGGGCGGAGGGACAATAGCCTGAGGGGGTCGACTGATGGACGGTAAGCAGCGCCTGGCATTGGCCGCGCTCAGCACGGTACCCTTCGCGATGGTCCTGGGAAACTCCATGCTCATCCCGATCCTGCCCCAGATGCAGCGTTCCCTGGATCTCACATCCCTGCAAACCAGCCTGGTGATCACCCTTTTCTCCGTTCCTGCAGGACTGACCATCCCTTTCTCAGGCTTCCTTTCCGATTGTCTGGGACGGAAAAAGGTTATTATCCCGGCGCTGCTCCTTTACGGCATCGGGGGGCTGGTCGCGGGAGCGGCGGCGCTGATGGAATGGGGGGGCGCCTTTGCAATCATCCTCGTCGGGCGTATTCTGCAGGGAATCGGAGCGGCCGGGACGGCCCCCATCGCCATGGCCCTTACCGGCGACATGTTCCAGGGGCCGGTCCGCAGTAAGGCCCTGGGAGTCATTGAAGCGGCGAACGGCGGAGGAAAGGTGCTCAGCCCCATCCTCGGGTCGGCCCTGGGTTTGTTGTCCTGGTTTGCTCCCTTCTTCGTTTTCCCGGTCATTAACGCCTTTTCGGCCGGGGCGATCTGGCTCGGCGTCAAGGAGCCGGAAGGCTTGCGTACCCGGCGCGGGATACGGGAGTACCTGCGCTCCTTCGCGCAGGTCTTCTCCAAGAAGACCGCGCTGTTACTCACATCCTTCTTCGCCGGGAGTCTGGCCCTTCTGACCCTTTTCGGGCTCCTCTTCTTCCTTTCCGACCACCTGGAGCAACGGTACCGCCTGGACGGCATCCTTAAGGGCCTCGCTCTGGCCGTGCCCGTACTTTTTATGGCGGCTACGGCCTACGGCACCGGCGCGGTTATCAAGCGCCGCGCTCTCCTCATGAAGATCCTTATCGTCAGCGGCATGGGCGTGACGGCCGGGGCCCTGGCTTTGTTCCCCTGCTGCCGCACCACTTTCTTTTTCTTCACTGCAGTGTCCGCCATCGGTATCGGCACCGGACTGGTCCTCCCCTGCCTGAACACCATCATCACCAGCGCCAGCGATGCGGATGAGCGAGGGCTGGTGACCGCGCTTTACGGCGGGGTGCGCTTCCTGGGCGTGGCCGCCGGACCGCCCCTCTTCAGTCTCCTGCTGGGGTTCAGCCTTGAAGCCATGTCATGGGTGACGGCGTCGGCCAGCGCCGTCGCCGCCGTCCTGGCCTTCGCCTTTATCCGCGTCCGCGACATCTCTGCGCAGTCCTCGCCCCAGTCCAGGCGGTAACACCTTCTGGAAATCCTGCATACATTACCCCAAAGCCATCCTGTGGCCGAACTGAAAGGAGTTGGCAGAATGGAAGACTGGCGGGAGATGGTGGCCTTTCCCTTGCCCGGCCGCAGCAGAAAACCCCGCCGGCGCGGCCTGACCATGGTCTTGGACAAGGGTCTTGGGCTGGGCGAGACGAAGGATCTGCTGGAAATCGCGGAGGAACACATCGATTTCATTAAACTGGGGTTTGGTACCTCGGCCCTTTATGCCGACGGCGTCTTGCGTGAGAAAATCGAGCTTGTGCGGCGCTACGGGGTGGATATCTATCCCGGCGGCACCTTTCTCGAAATAGCGGCGGCGCAGGGGAAGCTCGCTCAGTTCCTGTGGCTCGCGCGGGACCTCGGCTTTACGGCCGTTGAGGTTTCGGACGGTACCATTGCCATGGACCCCGCCGACCGGGTAGACGCCATCCGGCGCGCACGGGACCTCGGGTTGACCGTCCTGACCGAGGTGGGGAAAAAGGATCCGCGCGCCACGGTGTCCTCCGCCGAACTGGCGGACCAGGCCCTGAATGATCTCAATGCCGGCGCCGACTGGGTGATCGTGGAGGCGCGCGAGTTCGGTAAAAACGTGGTTATCTACGATCAGGCCGGCCGTCTAAAACCGGGCGTCCTGGAGTCCTTTCTGGGTGTCATCCCTGACAGTACAAAGGTGATCTGGGAGGCGCCCTTGAAGGACCAGCAGCAGGAACTGATCCTGCGTTTCGGGCCGGATGTAAACCTGGGGAATATCCCGCCGCAGGAGATCCTGTCGCTGGAGGCCCTGCGCGTCGGACTGCGGGGCGACACGCTGCGATTCTGTATGTCGCGCCTGGGATAGGATCTCCGGAGGTCTAAAACAGAAGGCCGTCACATACCGTATGTCAGAGGGAGAAAATGAAGAGACAGCCGGAACACGAAAGGCGGAGACAATGACGCCCGAACTGATTCTGACGGCCCTGCTGATTGTCGGGCTGGTGGCCAAATCGAGCCTCATCGCCGCCGCATCCTGTATTCTCCTAATCATCAGACTGGCGAACTTCCAGTCTGTTTTTCATTTCCTGGAGAAACAGGGGCTTGATATCGGGCTGCTCTTTCTCCTGATGACCATCATGGTCCCGCTGGCGAGCGGGAAGGTCGGTGTGATGGAGATTGTAGGCAGCCTGTGTACCCTGACCGGCCTGTTCGCCTTTTTGGGCGGGGCGCTGGCCACGCACCTTAACAGCGAAGGGCTTAAGATGCTGCAGCTCGACCCGGAGATCATCTTCGGGCTAATCATCGGCTCCATTTTCGGCATTGTGTTCCTCGGAGGTATACCCGTGGGGCCGCTGATGGCCGCCGGGATTGCCGCGCTCTTCGCCGAGTTCGCCCGCTATTTCCGTTGAGCTCCCAGGCGGTCCAAAACGGACTGCAATTCACCCGGCAGCGGTGCCTCGAACTCCAGGTAGTTCCCGCTCGAAGGATGAATAAAACCCAGGCGTCCGGCATGCAGGAACTGCCCTGACAGTCCCAGTTCGGCCCTGGCGTGACCGTACTTCAGGTCGGCCACCAGCGGATGGCCGATGTGTGCCAGGTGCACGCGGATCTGGTGCGTCCGCCCGGTCTCCAGGCGGAGGCGCAACAGCGTATACGCACCGTAACGGCCCATAACGCGATAGTGGGTCACGGCCGGCCGGCCGTTGCGCGGGACAACGGCCATGCGCTGACGGTCCCGCGGATGGCGGCCTATAGGCGCCGCGATGGTCCCTTCCTCCACCGTCAAACGGCCGTGTGCCAGGCCGATATACTCCCGGGTGACCGCACGAGCCTTCAACTGGGCGGCCAGCGCGAGGTGGGCGCCGTCATTCTTGGCGACCATGAGCAGGCCCGACGTATCCTTGTCCAGGCGGTGGACAATGCCCGGACGGAGTACGCCGTTAATGCCCGAGAGGTCGCGGCAATGGTAAAGCAGGGCATTGACCAGGGTGCCGCGGTAGTTGCCGACCGCCGGGTGGACGACCATCCCGCGGGGCTTGTTGACCACGATTACGTCCCCGTCCTCATAATAGATGTCCAGCGGAATGGGCTCGGGTCGGATGGAAGGCGCCTCGGGTTCCGGGATCTCGAGTGCCACGATGTCCCCGGCGCGGAGGCGGTATGCCTGGCGCGCCGGAACACCGTTGACGGTCGCCCGGTTCTCACGAATAAGGTGCTGGATACGCGAGCGGGTAAGGTCCGAGTGCTCATTGGCGAGGAAAACGTCCAGTCTGAGCCCCGAGTCCTCTTCATCGGCCTCAAGCCGGCTCAGAACCGTCATGCGCCCGCACCGCCGCGGCCCGAGCCACGAAGGGTGGCCAGGACGATAAGGATCGCTCCAAGGGAGATGTATACATCGGCCAGGTTGAAGACCGGCCAGAAGCGCAAATCAAGAAAGTCGATTACCTGGCCGAGACGCAGCCGGTCGAGAAGGTTGCCGAGCCCCCCGCTCAGTATCAAGGCCAGGGGCAGCCCCAGCCCCAGGTCCAGGAGACGGCGGTGAAAAGCTACAGCAACGGCGATAACAATCAGCGTGACCATGACCAGCGCCGCCCCATGCCCGGGGAAGAGGTTAAAGGCCGCGCCCGGGTTCCGGGCGTGGGTCAGCCAAAGCACCCCGGGGATGAGAGGGACGCTTTCCCCGCGCGTAAGGAAGACTGTTACCGCCCACTTCGTAAGCTGATCCAGGCCGACCAGAGTGAGGACGGCCAGCCAAAAGCGCAATACAGGAGACCTCCCTATGGCGACGTAAGTTAATGGTAGCAGATGGGGATTGGGCGGGTCAACCGGCCATCGCTGACTGGGACTTGGCCCGCGGCAATTTGCCATGCTATAATGAGTGAGTGCGGCTCGTCTGAATACGGGGGTGGATGGGTCCTGGTGGACCTCCCGGTCTTCAAAACCGGTCGCGGGGTGAGAAACCCCGGGTGGGTTCGATTCCCACACACTCCCGCCATATTACAATACAACCGGACATTTATGGTAAGGCAAGGATTCCAGGGGGGCGGTAACCGCCCCCCTTTGTTTGTCCTTTGCAGTGAAACCCGCCCGTACCCCGGCTACCTGCCTTTCCCGCGGGGAGAATCTTAAAACTAATAACGAATATCAATAACACTACGCGGCTTACCAGTGTGTTACTGGTAACCCGCCGGCTAAAAACGCCTTTCCAGGGCCGTGCCCGGGAGGAACTTATGGAATCCGATTTCGCATTTGTTG is a window encoding:
- the pyrR gene encoding bifunctional pyr operon transcriptional regulator/uracil phosphoribosyltransferase PyrR, which translates into the protein MGLEFGDFKEKAQILDAQGMARALTRIAHEIIERNHGVESVALIGIRRRGVPLANRLALRIREIEGVAVPVGYLDITLYRDDLTRLDYHPQLQQTEVSFPVTDRDIILIDDVLFTGRTVRAAMDAIMDLGRPRSIQLAALIDRGHRELPIRADYAGKNVPTSRREVISVEIEEVDGRDRVLILERT
- a CDS encoding YqhV family protein, with the protein product MEKLVWGMAGLRFLSASIEFSAAMLMLYFGRVETAVKINASLAIVGPTVLLLVTALGLCGLAARLSPQGMLLVLAGVALIFLGIRTLSQ
- a CDS encoding phosphosulfolactate synthase; this encodes MEDWREMVAFPLPGRSRKPRRRGLTMVLDKGLGLGETKDLLEIAEEHIDFIKLGFGTSALYADGVLREKIELVRRYGVDIYPGGTFLEIAAAQGKLAQFLWLARDLGFTAVEVSDGTIAMDPADRVDAIRRARDLGLTVLTEVGKKDPRATVSSAELADQALNDLNAGADWVIVEAREFGKNVVIYDQAGRLKPGVLESFLGVIPDSTKVIWEAPLKDQQQELILRFGPDVNLGNIPPQEILSLEALRVGLRGDTLRFCMSRLG
- a CDS encoding MFS transporter, producing the protein MDGKQRLALAALSTVPFAMVLGNSMLIPILPQMQRSLDLTSLQTSLVITLFSVPAGLTIPFSGFLSDCLGRKKVIIPALLLYGIGGLVAGAAALMEWGGAFAIILVGRILQGIGAAGTAPIAMALTGDMFQGPVRSKALGVIEAANGGGKVLSPILGSALGLLSWFAPFFVFPVINAFSAGAIWLGVKEPEGLRTRRGIREYLRSFAQVFSKKTALLLTSFFAGSLALLTLFGLLFFLSDHLEQRYRLDGILKGLALAVPVLFMAATAYGTGAVIKRRALLMKILIVSGMGVTAGALALFPCCRTTFFFFTAVSAIGIGTGLVLPCLNTIITSASDADERGLVTALYGGVRFLGVAAGPPLFSLLLGFSLEAMSWVTASASAVAAVLAFAFIRVRDISAQSSPQSRR
- a CDS encoding DUF441 domain-containing protein; the protein is MTPELILTALLIVGLVAKSSLIAAASCILLIIRLANFQSVFHFLEKQGLDIGLLFLLMTIMVPLASGKVGVMEIVGSLCTLTGLFAFLGGALATHLNSEGLKMLQLDPEIIFGLIIGSIFGIVFLGGIPVGPLMAAGIAALFAEFARYFR
- a CDS encoding aspartate carbamoyltransferase catalytic subunit is translated as MSFRHLLGLEGVSREEITLILDTARPMKQVITREIKKVPPLRGRTVATVFYEPSTRTRASFELAAKYLSADTVSISAGSSSVTKGESLADTARTIQAMGADAVVLRHPMSGAASYLSRFVKAAVINAGDGMHEHPSQALLDMFTIREAKGSLDGLRVAVVGDILHSRVARSNIWGLTTMGASVFVSGPPTMLPPGLERMGATVCVDLDECLDGADVVMVLRLQTERQRQGLLPSLREYAALWGVNRDRLALAKPDALLLHPGPMNRGVEITSEVADGPQSVIREQVTNGVAVRMAVLYLLLLGEGAVA
- the lspA gene encoding signal peptidase II, coding for MRFWLAVLTLVGLDQLTKWAVTVFLTRGESVPLIPGVLWLTHARNPGAAFNLFPGHGAALVMVTLIVIAVAVAFHRRLLDLGLGLPLALILSGGLGNLLDRLRLGQVIDFLDLRFWPVFNLADVYISLGAILIVLATLRGSGRGGAGA
- a CDS encoding RluA family pseudouridine synthase, yielding MTVLSRLEADEEDSGLRLDVFLANEHSDLTRSRIQHLIRENRATVNGVPARQAYRLRAGDIVALEIPEPEAPSIRPEPIPLDIYYEDGDVIVVNKPRGMVVHPAVGNYRGTLVNALLYHCRDLSGINGVLRPGIVHRLDKDTSGLLMVAKNDGAHLALAAQLKARAVTREYIGLAHGRLTVEEGTIAAPIGRHPRDRQRMAVVPRNGRPAVTHYRVMGRYGAYTLLRLRLETGRTHQIRVHLAHIGHPLVADLKYGHARAELGLSGQFLHAGRLGFIHPSSGNYLEFEAPLPGELQSVLDRLGAQRK